GGGCGCTCGTCGACGCACACGCAGTTGCGTCCAAGTGCCTTCGCGCGATACAGCGCACGGTCAGCCGCGGCGAGCAGGTGGCCAGGCTCGTGGTTCTGCCCGTGCACCAATTCCGCAACGCCGATGCTCACAGTCAGCGCAAGGGCTGTGTCGCCTCGCGCTGACGACACCGGTATGGGCGCCTCGGTGATTCGCTGGCGCAGCCGATCGGCAAGTATCCGCGCCTCATCGAGCGCCACGTGCCGCAGCAGGACGGTGAACTCCTCACCACCGTAACGCCCAAACAGATCGTAGGTCCGCAAGGTCGAGGCCACGCTCTTTGCCACGGCCTGCAACACGGCATCACCCGCCGCGTGCCCGTGCTCATCGTTCACCCGCTTGAAGTGATCGACATCGATCATCAGTGCGCAGAGCCGCGTGTTGGACCGGAGCGCAAGCTCGAACTCCTGACGCATGCGCGCCAGGAGATGGCGCCGGTTCAAGACCCCCGTCAGACCGTCGCGGGTCGCGGTGGTGTACAGATCATGCTGAAGAGCCGCCTCAGCCTCGTCATATCTCCCGAAGCGAAAGGCCTCGACGTCGCCGATGCCGATGATGTCGCCCTCAGAGAGGAAACACGACGTGACGGGCGCGCCCTCGACGTAGGTACCGTTCGTGGAGTCGAGATCGGTCAGCTCGACATGGCCCTCGGGATAGAGCTCGAAGCGCGCGTGCGCGCGACTCACGCTGGTGTAGGGCAGCTGCAGATCAGCGCTGCCCCCGCGTCCAACGACAGTCACGGGCCTCTCGAGAGGAACCAGCTCTCCGGCGGCATCACCGTGAACGATGAGAAGGCACGGCCGGCGGTTGACTTACACTGACGCGACGCGTGCTCTCCTCGTCGCCTGGAGTCTTGGGGCTCACAAGGGCCGAATGTTCGGCCTGTCGTTACCGCTTCCCTCCGACGAAGACGCCAGAGAGGCGACGGTCAGCCGGCCTGCTCTCCGTGGCACATGACCCGGTTTCGACCGCTCTGCTTGGCGAGGTAGAGCGCCTGGTCGGCCAGCTCGAGCAACGCCTCCGGCGTATGGATGTGGTTCACGTCGAGGCTTGCCAGACCGACGCTGATGGTGACCTCGACACGACCCTCTGCGTCAGTCGGCGCATCAAGCGGCTCCTGCGCCACGCTGAGACGCACCCGATCGACCACCTGCAGCGCCTGTTCCGGGTCGGTGTGACGAAGCACGAGCGAGAACTCCTCACCGCCGTAGCGACCGACCAGATCGTAGCTGCGCAGCTGCTTTCGGATGCGCCCCGCCACCCCTCGCAGCACGCGATCACCCGTGGCGTGGCCGTGACGATCGTTCACCTGCTTGAAGTAGTCGATGTCGATCATGCTGACACAGAGCGGGTCACCGGTGCGCAAGGCGAGCTGGAACTCCTGACGCAGGCGTAGCATGAAGTGACGGCGGTTCAGCACGTCGGTGAGGCCATCGCGCGTGGCCGCGAGATAGAGCTGATGCTGCAGGTTCTTCTCGTTCTCGGCGTAGCGGCCGAAGCGGAACGCCTCTACGTCACCCAGGCCGATGGTGTCGCCGTCCTTGAGAGTGACACGTTCGATGGGGGCCCCGTCTACGTAGGTGCCGTTCGTCGACCCGAGGTCGACCAGATCGATCTGGCCGTTCGGATGTCGGACGAACCTGGCATGGAGACGACTCACACTGTCGAAGTCGAGATGGATGTCTGCCCGCGAGCCGCGACCCGCAACGGTCTCTGCAGCCTCGAGCGGGATGAGCTCTCCGGTGCGCTCGCCGCTGACCATCAGCAAGCAGGGCAGGCGCTCACGGCTCTGTGCTGCCCCTCTGAGCGGGCGGGCGATGTGCGTCGTGCACACGTCGTCGGCGTCGTTCTTGCCCATGAATGACAACTCTTCGACGATCTCCACATTTTCCTTCAGCCGCATCTTGGAAACGCCCCCCTTCAATCAGGCGCGTGTCGAGAGGGGAGAGCCCGGCGCTCAGGGAAGACCGCAAGCGAGGACGGTGAGCGCATGACTTCAGGAGACGCAGTGGGGCTGAGCCTTCAGGAGCGATACGCACCCCACGGGGTTTGCTTCGGGTGCGGTGTCGAGAACCCGCGGGGGCTGCGCATCCGCAGCTTTCCGGAAGGAGACGAGGTGGTGGCCGCCTGGCGGGCCGAACCCTGGCAC
Above is a window of Pseudomonadota bacterium DNA encoding:
- a CDS encoding GGDEF domain-containing protein: MRLKENVEIVEELSFMGKNDADDVCTTHIARPLRGAAQSRERLPCLLMVSGERTGELIPLEAAETVAGRGSRADIHLDFDSVSRLHARFVRHPNGQIDLVDLGSTNGTYVDGAPIERVTLKDGDTIGLGDVEAFRFGRYAENEKNLQHQLYLAATRDGLTDVLNRRHFMLRLRQEFQLALRTGDPLCVSMIDIDYFKQVNDRHGHATGDRVLRGVAGRIRKQLRSYDLVGRYGGEEFSLVLRHTDPEQALQVVDRVRLSVAQEPLDAPTDAEGRVEVTISVGLASLDVNHIHTPEALLELADQALYLAKQSGRNRVMCHGEQAG
- a CDS encoding GGDEF domain-containing protein, with translation MTVVGRGGSADLQLPYTSVSRAHARFELYPEGHVELTDLDSTNGTYVEGAPVTSCFLSEGDIIGIGDVEAFRFGRYDEAEAALQHDLYTTATRDGLTGVLNRRHLLARMRQEFELALRSNTRLCALMIDVDHFKRVNDEHGHAAGDAVLQAVAKSVASTLRTYDLFGRYGGEEFTVLLRHVALDEARILADRLRQRITEAPIPVSSARGDTALALTVSIGVAELVHGQNHEPGHLLAAADRALYRAKALGRNCVCVDERPL